The sequence below is a genomic window from Lolium perenne isolate Kyuss_39 chromosome 7, Kyuss_2.0, whole genome shotgun sequence.
ACTCCGATCAAGTGGTGAAACACTGCCTCAAagcacagctatgcaaagcagggCTTAACTTAAGAGAGCTGAGGCGAAAATGTACAAACCTCTCAGGAGCACATTTCGGTTATAGTTAACATCACCACAGTGACACAACAGCAGCTAAATCAGCGTTCAGGCAGAAAGGTGAAACAGCAGTTATACATACATCTCTATGGATTTGCTACAAAACCGGACAAACGCGCCCAGCCTTTTACACACATTCAGATACAAATGTCAGGTTGAGATTCCAAATACACCACATCTTCTAAGGTAAAACAATTCACAATTGGCTTTGCGCCACGAATCACAGACCCTGGAACCTGATAGCAATTATTCGAGACATCCAGGATATTTTCTTCTTTTGCTGTTGCCGCTGTGTAATTCTGTAAGTGACATCAGTTGGACGAGTGCAGGTTTCTTTGGTGTGTATCTCCCGCTAGTTTGGACGGTTCAGCGCCATGAACTTGCACTGCTCGCTCATCGCCTGGAGCTGTGCATCCTTCTTGTCTACCATGGCACGTAGCCTCACGTTTTCCTCCATCACCTTCTGGACTTCGGCTTCTTTCTGCGCTTTCTCAGTCTCAAGCTGGTTTGTCCTCGCGACTAGCCTGTTCATGAACATAAGAAGCTAAATACTGGATTGGTTGTAGATAACGGACTGGATACTTTACTTATCAGTGTGTCCTAGACTTACCTGATTAATCATAATAAATTACTTGACAGTACAACTTACCCCTTAATAGCTAACCAGGTACAGGCAGCAGGGAGACTGTAATGCATGATAGTACCTACTGCCTCCGTTCCAAATTAACTGGCGAAGCTTTGGTCAGATTTGGCATGTATCTAGACACGTTTTAGTGTGTATGCTCGCTCATTTTGGAGAAAAGCTGCGTCACTTAATTTGGAACGGAGAGAGTACAAATTTTGTGACTCGTGTGCAGCAAAACAAGAGACCTATTTTACTGTGGAAGGGAGGTGAGGAAGGAAAGAAATTAAAATCACAGGGCACAGCCACTGCAAATTCGTTTAGTAAAAAGTGGTTAATATTTACAAAGCGGCCCTTTGAATGGAAACAAGGCCTGGAACCTTACAAACCAGAAGCGACTTCTCGCCCTCAATTGCTGCCTGGCTGGCTGCACAGGAGCGAACTAAGTTTGATCTCTAAATGACCCGCCTCTTTAATTAACCAGCAGACTTCTCTGTATAATTCCTTCCAGACTATGGTATGATGACTAGTAGTCACACACTCTCACACCTGAATGAAGTAGGGAACAGAAGAAAGTATGGAGAGAACAAGAGAAGGCATATGATTTATCTACTTGTCCTCTAGAATGTGTCCCTATGGTTTCGCAACTCAAGAGCTTTTTCCTTCAGTTAATGTTCTAGTTTGAAAGCCACGAAAGGGGTAGAAATATTGATGATCGAAAATGTCATATCTGGAACTGAAAGACCTATCGGTTCAGAAGGCAGCAAGTAGAAATTTGGCCCAAATGCAGGCCAACAGGAAACAAGATTACTAGAAACTACTTAAAGCATTTTATATCTCTATCACATGACAAAGAGTGACAAATAGAACAGTACATGTTTTTATACAAAATGTTTTATATAATAACATAAGTAGAAAATCCATGTTGTGTGCCCATTTTTAATCAACAGCTGCATGAGTTAACTAAATTAATAGCAGCTATCAGCAAGCCTCTCACCATATCCCCTCAGAGATGATGGAGCAGATGAAGCAATAACAGTATGTGATCGAGAGAAACAACCCTGGGGATGCCATACAAGTGCTAATTTATGCCCTAGAGTCCACTTTTAAGTAGATCCCAATGAATAGATAAATAGATTGGAATGGTTAATAGAAAAATTAAACATACTAAACAGATTAGTATCATATACctgtagatttttttttttgtatttccaACATACTAATTTGGGTTTGTGGGATGGGAGGGGGGTAAATATTCAAGATCAGTTGGGTTCCATGCATAGCTGACTCAATGTATTGCTAAGATGATAATCATGGTCATGCTAACTCACATTTCACAGCATTGTGTGAGTTTACTGGACTTTACCAGGACTCACTTATGGATCAAAATGTGCCAAAATGTATGTACTGTACTAAATGGTTAGTGATGCTGTTTTGCTCAAAATTGGGAAATGGAAATTAACTAGTATTGTAATCTTTCTCCATCCAGCATCTGCCATTCCCTTAAAGCTTTCTTGGTCAAACTAGGCAAAGTTATCCAAGCAAAGCGAACCCACATGACAATCCACGCGTACAACAAGTAAAAGAAACAGCATGAGACTTGTGAAAGTACCTGTCAAAAAGCTTCTCCATCGTCTCGAATTGCTTCTCCGACGAAAGAAGAGTTTCTCTGACGCTGACGAGCGTGCTGACATAAGTCCTGAGCGACTCAAAGTCGGTCTTCACGCGGCTAAGCTCCTCCTCATTCTCAGCAGCGCGCTCCCTCTGCCGAGTGGTCTCCAGCACCATATCCTCAACCCGCTGCCTCATATCATTCAGCATGCCGTTGGTGCCGACCGCAAACTTCTCCATCTCCTCGACTTTCACCGACATGGACTCGACCTGCATGGTCTTCCTCCTGATCTCCTCCAACCCAATCCGCACCTTCTCCTTCTCGTTAGCAGTCTCGGATTCAGCCACAATGACCCTCTTCACAAGAGACTCCATGACGTCGGTCACCACGCGGATGGACTTGAGGATGTCGTCGACATCTCCATCCCCCTCGTTGGCATCGGCGCCCTCACCGGACCCGGGCTCGGCAGCCTTGGACCAGTCGGCCAGCGGCACGCCGTGGCGGTCGACGAAGCCCACGCCGTCCTGGGCCCTGATCCCGCAGGAGGTGTGCGCGAGGTGCGGTATCGCCATGATCCTGGCCTTGGACTTGAGGTAGGCGAGCAGGGTGGCGATGGCCTTCACCCTGCGGCACAGGTGCTCGAGCTCCCGCCCGGAGTCGTCCTCCGAGCGCCGCATCCCGACCTTCACCTCCACGAGCCGGTCCCGCAGCGCCTCCACCTGCGACTGCTGCTGCCGCAGCTCCTCCCTCCATTCGCACTCCCCGGCCGGCGGGGCGCGGGCGGTCTGGTCAGAGGCGTCCTCCATGGAACCGCTGGAATCCGGGGGAGCGGGTGGATTGCACTCGTCAGTCAGAGGAAACATTCTGATTCGGGCTGCAGACGGTGGATCTGCCACCGAATTTGACCGGAGGGAATAGCGATTGCGGAAGAAATACTGGGGATTTGGGAGCGGGGTGGGGGTATACCGTCGGGCCccggagggggaggaggaggaggccggcggcgaGCCGGATGGGCTCCGTCGAGCTGCCGCTGGTTCCTCCGCCGCTTCGCCTGTGGTGGCTGGTGGGTGGGTTTGCTTTCTCTTCTGCTTCGCTCGCGGCCTCGCGTTCGACGGTCGCGTCTcctctcgctcgctcgctcgcttttCCCCTTTCCCTACCACAAACCAATGAATTGATTGGCTTTTTTGCTTGTGCTCCTTTTTTCCTCAAATCtagtttggtttgagaaaattatgATTTCGTTGAGAAAAAGTGATGTGCATCACAAGATTATTAtagttgtgggccttgtctacggGCCCAGCGTCACCTATGTCGTGGAGTAATTGTATGCCCACTTGAATTGCATTTTGATGCTCAATCAGTCGTAAATAGAGAAAATTGCACAAAACCACTACATTTCGGGCAAAGTCTTCAAATAGTCACAACAATTCAAAATTTGCTCACAAAACCACCATATGTCCTTGTAATTGTTCCGGATAGCACTGATCGGTATAAAAAAAAATCCCCCTTACCTCGCGGATTTTTTTGGACGTCACACCGAGAATGTTTCGCCAAAAGTATTTTTTCCAGGCGGATTTCCATTCCCGACGGCCAGCGAGTATGTATAGATATTTTTCATAGTATCGTCGATACTGCCACATAATTACACTAGGGTCGGTGGCAGGTAGGAGCGGCATTAGAAAACATCGTGGTTTAATGAGCGTATACATTTTAGGTCGCCGTGTATTCTATGGAACCTACTAGGGGTGTAGACAGATAGGATATTTTCCGCACTGAAACCACCAAATCCGTTTTAGGTATCCATATCCAATTTTAAATAATTCGGTGGATAAGGATATCATATTCCGAAGTGGTGTCCGGATACAGTATAGATAGCATGCGGATAATTTTATAAAAAAATTAATTAGGACAGCCTAAAGGTTTTAAACCGGATATTCCGACTTTTTTAGTCAAAAGCCAAGGTCAATCTTGCAAAGTTAGTAATTGTTGAGTTACTAAATTCATTTGGTGAGCATGTTTAGCTCTAAATTCTATTAATGCTTGACTTTGGCGTATTATGTCATTTTTTCTTAACTACATAAGACTGAAAGTTTAAATCCCTCTCAAGGTTTGCAAGAACTGTAAATATCTACCGATGAGATCATACATCCGACTATTTTTGTTTCCGATACGAGACCGTTCCATTTCCAATTTTGAATTTGTGGTCTAGAATATCCGCATTCGAATACGAAACCGATCAATAGCCGCTTCGATGTGATTTGGAGAAAAATATATGGTAAAGGATATGGTATGAGCAAATCCGATGGCGTCAACGGAGGGGCGCTTGGCGAGTTGTTCTGTAAGGCGGAAAGCAAGATCGCAAATAAATAAGCAAGTCATATTTACATGTAAGATACGCTGAGTAACTGGCAGCTAAGTCAGAATCTTTACCCTCGATGTTTTTCAAACGAGTTTCAAGGTGAAGGATCGTCTGCTGGCGCTGCGcatccctgatgtctacgcacagtcattttcctgtagacagtgttgggcctttaagagcagaggtttgtagaacagcaacaagttttcccttaagtggatcacccaaggtttatcgaactcagggaggaagaggtcaaagatatccctctcaaacaaccctgcgatcacaatgcaagaagtcttttgtaatatcccaggtttagaggcaataaaatgagagaacaccaaagtgtgcatcgtattcatgcatagaaaatccggggaattttcgcgctttcaaataaaacttaccacaataactgaagtttcacttgacttgctggaattgaagtagatcatcaagtcaagcgctataaacttcactgtgatcttttctaaaaccttgttttgggtagagatgatttgatctatggactagatcaaatggaactagttTGACAACAAACAATACCTTAAGTAAGGGTCAACTACAAGATCTCataaaagatctcaacatgacatttcttacaacaacacatgaataattattcaatcctaaatcatagaacacaattaattaagaaactattctttacttatcttatccatgtcttctactaaataaatgttcctaccatgagtcacatggtatatctgttCAACTACAATGcttgaaccaagtcaagaacactcatattcattcatcatTAACTTTGgatcattccaaccttgtttcccaactcattccattaaaaccttagagaaaggagagcaccattcatatgcttatattatgcattcaatagaacctagattaatatttaaaccttatccaagtgaggtacttgttgatactaaccaatgatacaagaaatataagtcaagtaataaaccctacttgacctagctaatATTTGATAGTAAGTAggaacctattcttctagtaattatagagaggcaagtgttgtgatcattacaacttggtaatgatcataaaccctagagaaaccctacctattcagaagagctcaacttaaagaggtatactcaagtatatggacttatacttaatcttggagagagaaccctgattcactaatgaattattatgaggccaatactttgatcattacaaattgggtaatgatcatacaccctaagaatctaagtgagtgtgttgagagaaATATTAAAGAAAAGAGATTAGTGAGGGATTaattgatcatgtctaatgcatgatcttactttataaattgagatgataagttaaacttaTATATGTGATACATAAatctcattcttctcatgaaatgataaatatatcaatagtagttaatccaggccaatactcatgccttgtgtagagtagtattgatatggtatttaaatcttgctatccaaacacttgaaacaaacctagcattgccttgatacaataattctacctGAGTGAGGAGGATAACCTTAGCCACCAAAACATGATCAAGGCTTGTACCAtacctaatcctagttgtgtatcacattggtgatcattaCTAAAACCCTAGATCACCTTTTATTTCAGTCCAAGTATTACTTTGGATTacaagtagaaccctgccatgcctcatgcctatttcctacttcaaatagtgaagtattcccaaaaccataaaccttgtcatatggaaccaatctacataaaataatatgtcctaacttgtgtatcatggatcccaAGTATAAACCAAACTAGTTATACTTAAGCTTAAATGATATATAAGTGAGTAGggtgaaaccaatatccaaatCATCTTCTGAAACCTT
It includes:
- the LOC127312820 gene encoding uncharacterized protein isoform X2 encodes the protein MEDASDQTARAPPAGECEWREELRQQQSQVEALRDRLVEVKVGMRRSEDDSGRELEHLCRRVKAIATLLAYLKSKARIMAIPHLAHTSCGIRAQDGVGFVDRHGVPLADWSKAAEPGSGEGADANEGDGDVDDILKSIRVVTDVMESLVKRVIVAESETANEKEKVRIGLEEIRRKTMQVESMSVKVEEMEKFAVGTNGMLNDMRQRVEDMVLETTRQRERAAENEEELSRVKTDFESLRTYVSTLVSVRETLLSSEKQFETMEKLFDRLVARTNQLETEKAQKEAEVQKVMEENVRLRAMVDKKDAQLQAMSEQCKFMALNRPN
- the LOC127312820 gene encoding uncharacterized protein isoform X1, which encodes MFPLTDECNPPAPPDSSGSMEDASDQTARAPPAGECEWREELRQQQSQVEALRDRLVEVKVGMRRSEDDSGRELEHLCRRVKAIATLLAYLKSKARIMAIPHLAHTSCGIRAQDGVGFVDRHGVPLADWSKAAEPGSGEGADANEGDGDVDDILKSIRVVTDVMESLVKRVIVAESETANEKEKVRIGLEEIRRKTMQVESMSVKVEEMEKFAVGTNGMLNDMRQRVEDMVLETTRQRERAAENEEELSRVKTDFESLRTYVSTLVSVRETLLSSEKQFETMEKLFDRLVARTNQLETEKAQKEAEVQKVMEENVRLRAMVDKKDAQLQAMSEQCKFMALNRPN